AAGCCTGCATCTCCGTACCCTACGGTATAGACTCTTGATGGCGGGATACCATTGCTGATGAGCGCACGTCTTACATTGACCGCACGTTCTTCTGAGAGCTTGAGATTGTATTCGGCATTACCTACTTTACTAGCATAACCTTGCAATTGAATACTTGTGTTCTCGTAACGCTTTAGAAACGCAGCCATTTGACGAATTTGGCTCAGAAACACAGGTTTAATTTCTGCTGAGTCATTGGCAAATAAAATATGAAGATCTTTTTCTTCGCTAGACTCTAGATACGAGCCACAGCCATCATTATCTATTTCAGCGCCTATTTGTGTGTCTATACATAAATCGCGAGCGTTGATAACACCATCATTATCATCATCTTCGAGATCATAACTTTGTGTGGTGCTAGGAAGACCACGATAAGTGAATTCATCATTTGTTTCAGCCATGATGTTGGCAGAAGCAACCACGAAGCATAGTGGGAGTATAGTTTTGAGAAGCTTCATTAATATTCTACCTTTTCGTTCCATTCTTGTGGAGTCTCTACACGTAACCCTGTTAATAGGTTACCTGTTGCATTCATGACTCTATATTTTGCGTACTGTACATCGTACTTAGCGTCTAAAAATCCCTTACGTGCTTCGAAGAGTTCATTTTCAGTGTTAAGTAGATCGAGAAGGGTACGCTTACCAATTCGGTATTGTTTTTCATAAGAGATAACGGTGTCAGAAGCTGAATCTACGTGATCCGACAAGAAATCTTTCTGCTGAACGGTTAAGTCAAGAGCGCTCCATGAAAGGCGTAAGCTTTCTTCTACATTACGGTAAGTACTCTCACGTAGGTCTTTTGCTTTGTTGAGTTGATAAGCGGCACTTTCGGCACGGTCTTGATCGGCTCCACCGTTATAGAGATTGTACTTTAAGCGAAGCATCGCAGAAAATTCATCGCTGTTGCCTTTCGTACCACCTGCATCATCACGCCACCTTTGAGCTGCTTCAAAAGAAACAGTTGGGTAGTTGGTACTCTTCGACTGTTTGTACTGGAACTTCGCTGAATCTACATCAGCCTGTGCAATTTTGATAACCGGGTGTTGGTTAAAGGCTTTTGCCAAAGCACCGTCGATCGTATAAGGAATAGAGCCTGCATCAGCACGTGGGTATACCAAGCCTAGTGGGGCTTGGCCAACAAGGCGTTTGAATTGAGTATGGGCATCAAATAAATTATTTTGAGCTGCCAGCAAATTACCGTGCGCTTTTGCAATACGAGCTTCTACCTGAGACATGTCTGCCGTAGATCCAATGCCTGAATCAACTCGTTTCTTGATATCTATATAGATATTTTTGTGCGTCGCCAGATTGTTTTCAGAAAGTGTAAGCACTTCATAAGCTTTAACTGAATCAAGATAGACTTTGGTTACTTGCAGTGCAATATCTTGAGCGCTAGATAGCAATTGATAACGGACAGACTCTGCATCAGCAGCGGTACGATCAATGTCGTTAGAAGTATTCGCGCCATCCCAAATGAGTTGTGTCAACGTAATTGCTGCTTCTTTACGCGTTAGATCTGTTGAGCTCGAATTCGTCGCCAAATCCGTATATTCGTAACCAATGCCACCGTCTAAATCTATACTCGGGCGGTAAGCTCCACCTGAAGCATCGTTAAGGTAACGTTGACTAATGTACTGGTTATATGCCGCTTTGATTTCAGGGTTACTTTCTAAAGTAAACGCGACGGCTTGCTCTAAGGTTTGCGCGCTAGCCGGTAAACTGAGTGCAATAGCCAACCCTAATGTAGTCTTTTTAATCCAGTTCAATTTCAATCTCCCAAAAATGGAGTATCACCTAAGTTTGTCGCTTTTAAGCTTGAATATATCAAATTTAGATGAACCGCCAAAAAAACAACGAATGCCCGATGAGCATTCGTAAATGGTTGTAAAGTTGTTAACCGATCGCCGTACAATTTAAGTCGATTTTGAGTACTTAAATTTGATTTGAGTGTTTGGGTTATCTTTCCCTAAGACAATAACTTATATGCAAGTTTTCGTCATCCTAATTATCACTCAGTGACCGTTAGCATTCGTTTACATTGTAAGTTATTAAACATGCAATTCATAGCTAGGAATTATATGACATTAGATGTTATATTGTCACTAGATTATAAAATTGATGTCACTATTTTGACGTCACAAACAGAAAATGAGTTTAGGGATTTATATGGACATGACAGTATTGAATGCGAGCGGTGCATTAGCATTAGGTCAACGCATTGTTATTTCGATAGATGGCACAATCAAGGTCCTAGAAGACGGCCAGCCATTACAAGCTGGGGATGTCGTTTTAGAATCCCAAAATGCAAATTCTGAATCTCAGATTTCAGTTAAGCGCTTTACGCCACAAGGAAAAGATGGCGATGAAGTGGAACTTGACCAAGACATTGAAAATATTTTTGCCGCTTTAGAAGAAGGGCAAGATCCTACAGAGTTAGGCGAAGAGTTCGCAACTGCTGCTGGTGTACGTGGATCGAGCCTAGTGAGCAGTGGAACCATTGAGCGTGATGGTGACGAAACCATCCCAGTTACCGAATTTGTAACAACTGGTTTCGAAGGCTTGGGTTTGTCTCGAACTCAAAGCTTGAGTTTGCTTGATCTGTTCCGATCAGTTGAAGTTGAGCCAACCGTAAGTATTGAAGACAGCCAAATTATTAATGAAGGCTCAACAGCAATTTTCGAAGTAAGTCTAAGTAAAGCTGCGTCAGGCGATGTAAGCGTTACGCTTGAGACGTTATACGGAACGGCAACAGCGGACGACATTACAAGCGTTGTTGTGAAAGATGCCGCGGGTAACGTAGTGACACCTAACGCTGACGGCTCTTACACCGTCAAAGCGGGTGAAACTAAGTTAGTCGTTGAAGTCGAGACCAAAGACGACGGCACGTACGAAGGTGATGAGAAGCTGAGCCTGAAAGTGACCGGTGCCACGGGCGTGACAGGCTCAGGTACTGGCGAGTTGACCATCAAAGATGACGGCACTGGCCCTGTTGACCCAACCGATCCTACTCCCCCAGTGAATCCAGATGATCGCCCAACGGTGAGCATCGAAGACAGCAAAGTGATTAACGAAGGCTCGACAGCGAGCTTTGATGTGAGCTTAAGCAAAGCCGCGTCAGTCGACGTGAGCGTAACGCTAGAAACCCTTTATGGTACCGCAACAGCGGATGATATCACCAGCATTGTGGTGAAAGATGCGTCGGGTAACGTAGTAACACCTAACGCGGACGGCTCTTACACCGTAAAGGCGGGTGAAACTAAGTTAGTCGTTGAAGTCGAGACCAAAGACGACGGCACGTACGAAGGTGATGAGAAACTGAGCCTGAAAGTGACCGGCGCAACCGGCGTAACAGGCACAGGTACTGGCGAGCTAACCATTAAAGATGATGGTACAGGCCCTGTTGACCCAACCGATCCTACTCCGCCAGTGAATCCAGATGATCGCCCATCGGTGAGCATCGAAGACAGTAAAATGATTAACGAAGGCTCAACAGCGAGCTTTGATGTGAGCTTAAGCAAAGCCGCATCTGTCGACGTGAGCGTAACGCTAGAAACCCTTTACGGCACTGCAACAGCGGATGATATCACCAGCATTGTGGTAAAAGATGCCGCAGGTAACGTAGTAACACCTAACGCTGATGGCTCTTACACCATAAAAGCGGGTGAAACTAAGTTAGTCGTTGAAGTCGAGACCAAAGACGACGGTACGTACGAAGGCGATGAGAAGCTGAGCCTGAAAGTGACCGGCGCAACAGGCGTGACAGGCTCAGGTACGGGCGAGCTAACCATAAAAGATGATGGTACCGGCCCTGTTGACCCAACCGATCCTACTCCGCCAGTGAATCCAGATGATCGCCCATCGGTGAGCATCGAAGACAGTAAAGTGATTAACGAAGGCTCGACAGCGATCTTTGATGTGAGCTTAAGCAAAGCCGCATCTGTCGACGTGAGCGTAACGCTAGAAACCCTGTACGGCACCGCAACCGCGGACGACATTTCCAGCATCGTGGTGAAAGATGCCGCAGGTAACGTAGTGACAAAGAACGCTGACGGCTCTTACACCGTCAAAGCGGGTGAAACTAAGTTAGTCGTTGAAGTCGAGACCAAAGACGACGGCACATACGAAGGCGATGAGAAGCTGAGCCTTAAAGTGACGGGAGCCACCGGCGTGACAGGCTCAGGTGCGGGCGAGTTGACCATCAAAGATGACGGCACCGGCCCTGTTGACCCAACCGATCCTATTCCGCCAGTGAATCCAGATGACCGCCCATCGGTGAGCATCTCCGGTGGCGGTGATGTGAACGAAGGCAGCACCGCGAACTTCACTGTGAGCTTGAGCGCGGCAGCGAACACAGACGTGACCGTGCAATTGACGTTAGACCACGACGAAGTGGAAGTGGCGGACATCAAATCGTACGAGTACGAAACCGCACCAGGCGTGTGGACCGTGGTGCCAGCGAACGGCATCTTGACCATTGCCGCGGGCGTGAAAGATGTGAACGTTCGCGTAGTCACTGAAAATGATGACGTCTACGAAGGTAGCGAAAGCTTCAACGTCAGCGTGGCGGGGGCAACCGGCACCATCACGGATCCAGATAGCGCGAAACAAAGTGCGACGGCGACCATCAAAGACGATGGCACCGGTACAGTAGATCCAGATCCGGTAGACCCAACCAAGCCGGTGACGCCAGATAACGATAAACCTAAATTGAGCATAGATAGCCCTAATTCTGTAGATGAAGGAGATATCGCTACGTTTGATGTTTCTATAGATAGCACTACAGAAATTCCTATGACGTATAACATAGAGGCATTGGTTGGAAGCAGATATACCGCAAGTCAAAATGACATTTCAATTGATAGTATTACTTACCAAATGACTAAAAACGGTATTACTACAACAGAAGTCGCGAAGTTCGAAAATGGGAAAGTAACAATACCTGCAGGTGTGACGACGTTTAAAGTTAATGTGCAGGCTAAGCAAGATCAAATTGATGAGTTAAACGAAAACTTTGGTATTAAGATAACCAATGTTGGAGGGAACACTAGTAATTCTTCGGTAACAGGACAAACAGTTATCCATGGCGATAATTTAGCTGATAGAGGTTCTGTGACAGAAGATTTAGATACCGATCCTACGACAGCGAAGATTGATCTTGTTGCAACCGGTAGCTTGAATGCTAGTAATTCAAATGGTGGATTTAATAGTAACCCCACACTAAAAAGTACAACAGGTACTGATGAGAATGGAAGCCCGCTAGATTCACTTGGTTCTTTCACTATCGATGCTAATGGCAATTGGAAGTACATTGCTAATAATGACAACCCGTTAATTCAAGGTTTAACTAGTGGCGAAAAAATAGTCGAAACATATGAGGTTAAAACTGCCGATGGTAAAGATAACCACATAATTACAATTACAATTAATGGGACTAATGATGGCCCCATAGCTACTGATGATGTAGAAACAACGGCGGAAGATACATCAGTGACAATCGATGTATTGAAAAATGATACCGATGTAGATAATGACAGTTTAACTATTACTAAGGCAACTGTGCAAGCGTCAGAAGGTAACGTTACGATCATCAATGACCAGCTCGTGTTTACGCCTGCAGAGAACTTCACCGGAACTGCGACGATTAGTTACGAAATAAGTGACGGAAGTGGTGGTTCAGATACAGCGAATGTTGTCGTGACAGTAACCCCTGTGAACGACGACTTTACCGATGCGAACGAAACTCACACAACGAATGAAGATGTTGTGTTGAGTGATACGGTGTTAAGCGGCACCAGCAGTGTGGACGGCGACGTGACGGTGAAAACGTTCACGTTGAGCTTGGATGGCAGCAGCACACAGACCACCTTCAATGCCGGTCAAACGGCGACGATTGCGGGCGTGGGTACACTGACGATGAACGCGGACGGCGGTTATGTGTTCACGCCAGTGGCGAACTACAACGGTGACGTGCCAGTGGTGACGTACGTGGTGACGGATGGCTCGTCGGACGATACGTCGACGTTGACGATCGACATCAATGCCGTGAACGACGACTTTACCGATGCGAACGAAACTCACACAACGAATGAAGATGTTGTGTTGAGTGATACGGTGTTAAGCGGCACCAGCAGTGTGGACGGCGACGTGACGGTGAAAACGTTCACGTTGAGCTTGGATGGCAGCAGCACACAGACCACCTTTAATGCCGGTCAAACGGCGACGATTGCGGGCGTGGGTACACTGACGATGAACGCGGACGGCGGTTATGTGTTCACGCCAGTGGCGAACTACAACGGTGACGTACCAGTGGTGACGTACGTGGTGACGGATGGCTCGTCGGACGATACGTCGACGTTGACGATCGACATCAATGCCGTGAACGACGACTTTACCGATGCGAACGAAACTCACACAACGAATGAAGATGTTGTGTTGAGTGATACGGTGTTAAGCGGCACCAGCAGTGTGGACGGCGACGTGACGGTGAAAACGTTCACGTTGAGCTTGGATGGCAGCAGCACACAGACCACCTTCAATGCCGGTCAAACGGCGACGATTGCGGGCGTGGGTACACTGACGATGAACGCGGACGGCGGTTATGTGTTCACGCCAGTGGCGAACTACAACGGTGACGTGCCAGTGGTGACGTACGTGGTGACGGATGGCTCGTCGGACGATACGTCGACGTTGACGATCGACATCAATGCCGTGAACGACGACTTTACCGATGCGAACGAAACTCACACAACGAATGAAGATGTTGTGTTGAGTGATACGGTGTTAAGCGGCACCAGCAGTGTGGACGGCGACGTGACGGTGAAAACGTTCACGTTGAGCTTGGATGGCAGCAGCACACAGACCACCTTTAATGCCGGTCAAACGGCGACGATTGCGGGCGTGGGTACACTGACGATGAACGCGGACGGCGGTTATGTGTTCACGCCAGTGGCGAACTACAACGGTGACGTACCAGTGGTGACGTACGTGGTGACGGATGGCTCGTCGGACGATACGTCGACGTTGACGATCGACATCAATGCCGTGAACGACGACTTTACCGATGCGAACGAAACTCACACAACGAATGAAGATGTTGTGTTGAGTGATACGGTGTTAAGCGGCACCAGCAGTGTGGACGGCGACGTGACGGTGAAAACGTTCACGTTGAGCTTGGATGGCAGCAGCACACAGACCACCTTCAATGCCGGTCAAACGGCGACGATTGCGGGCGTGGGTACACTGACGATGAACGCGGACGGCGGTTATGTGTTCACGCCAGTGGCGAACTACAACGGTGACGTGCCAGTGGTGACGTACGTGGTGACGGATGGCTCGTCGGACGATACGTCGACGTTGACGATCGACATCAATGCCGTGAACGACGACTTTACCGATGCGAACGAAACTCACACAACGAATGAAGATGTTGTGTTGAGTGATACGGTGTTAAGCGGCACCAGCAGTGTGGACGGCGACGTGACGGTGAAAACGTTCACGTTGAGCTTGGATGGCAGCAGCACACAGACCACCTTCAATGCCGGTCAAACGGCGACGATTGCGGGCGTGGGTACACTGACGATGAACGCGGACGGCGGTTATGTGTTCACGCCAGTGGCGAACTACAACGGTGACGTACCAGTGGTGACGTACGTGGTGACGGATGGCTCGTCGGACGATACGTCGACGTTGACGATCGACATCAATGCCGTGAACGACGACTTTACCGATGCGAACGAAACTCACACAACGAATGAAGATGTTGTGTTGAGTGATACGGTGTTAAGCGGCACCAGCAGTGTGGACGGCGACGTGACGGTGAAAACGTTCACGTTGAGCTTGGATGGCAGCAGCACACAGACCACCTTTAATGCCGGTCAAACGGCGACGATTGCGGGCGTGGGTACACTGACGATGAACGCGGACGGCGGTTATGTGTTCACGCCAGTGGCGAACTACAACGGTGACGTACCAGTGGTGACGTACGTGGTGACGGATGGCTCGTCGGACGATACGTCGACGTTGACGATCGACATCAATGCCGTGAACGACGACTTTACCGATGCGAACGAAACTCACACAACGAATGAAGATGTTGTGTTGAGTGATACGGTGTTAAGCGGCACCAGCAGTGTGGACGGCGACGTGACGGTGAAAACGTTCACGTTGAGCTTGGATGGCAGCAGCACACAGACCACCTTCAATGCCGGTCAAACGGCGACGATTGCGGGCGTGGGTACACTGACGATGAACGCGGACGGCGGTTATGTGTTCACGCCAGTGGCGAACTACAACGGTGACGTGCCAGTGGTGACGTACGTGGTGACGGATGGCTCGTCGGACGATACGTCGACGTTGACGATCGACATCAATGCCGTGAACGACGACTTTACCGATGCGAACGAAACTCACACAACGAATGAAGATGTTGTGTTGAGTGATACGGTGTTAAGCGGCACCAGCAGTGTGGACGGCGACGTGACGGTGAAAACGTTCACGTTGAGCTTGGATGGCAGCAGCACACAGACCACCTTCAATGCCGGTCAAACGGCGACGATTGCGGGCGTGGGTACACTGACGATGAACGCGGACGGCGGTTATGTGTTCACGCCAGTGGCGAACTACAACGGTGACGTGCCAGTGGTGACGTACGTGGTGACGGATGGCTCGTCGGACGATACGTCGACGTTGACGATCGACATCAATGCCGTGAACGACGACTTTACCGATGCGAACGAAACTCACACAACGAATGAAGATGTTGTGTTGAGTGATACGGTGTTAAGCGGCACCAGCAGTGTGGACGGCGACGTGACGGTGAAAACGTTCACGTTGAGCTTGGATGGCAGCAGCACACAGACCACCTTCAATGCCGGTCAAACGGCGACGATTGCGGGCGTGGGTACACTGACGATGA
Above is a window of Vibrio atlanticus DNA encoding:
- a CDS encoding OmpA family protein gives rise to the protein MKLLKTILPLCFVVASANIMAETNDEFTYRGLPSTTQSYDLEDDDNDGVINARDLCIDTQIGAEIDNDGCGSYLESSEEKDLHILFANDSAEIKPVFLSQIRQMAAFLKRYENTSIQLQGYASKVGNAEYNLKLSEERAVNVRRALISNGIPPSRVYTVGYGDAGFRDNDTETNHALNRKVVASVVGFKGNIKEEWHIFTKIGK
- a CDS encoding TolC family outer membrane protein, with amino-acid sequence MNWIKKTTLGLAIALSLPASAQTLEQAVAFTLESNPEIKAAYNQYISQRYLNDASGGAYRPSIDLDGGIGYEYTDLATNSSSTDLTRKEAAITLTQLIWDGANTSNDIDRTAADAESVRYQLLSSAQDIALQVTKVYLDSVKAYEVLTLSENNLATHKNIYIDIKKRVDSGIGSTADMSQVEARIAKAHGNLLAAQNNLFDAHTQFKRLVGQAPLGLVYPRADAGSIPYTIDGALAKAFNQHPVIKIAQADVDSAKFQYKQSKSTNYPTVSFEAAQRWRDDAGGTKGNSDEFSAMLRLKYNLYNGGADQDRAESAAYQLNKAKDLRESTYRNVEESLRLSWSALDLTVQQKDFLSDHVDSASDTVISYEKQYRIGKRTLLDLLNTENELFEARKGFLDAKYDVQYAKYRVMNATGNLLTGLRVETPQEWNEKVEY